The DNA window CGCGGGTAGATCGTTCCCGGTGAGGGGGAGTACACCCCCAGGAAACGGTCCCGGAGCAGGCTGATGATCTCGTAACCGTGGCGCGGGCTCTCGTCCAGGAGCTTCAACAGGTACAGCCGCAGGCGGCCGTGGCCGAAGATCGTACTCATCGGTGTCGCGACGCTGGCCCCCGGGCCGTGGCCGCGGGGAGAACGGCGCCGCTTCCTCCCTTCACTCGCGACCCGTGGGTATGGCGGCCGGCGCGTCGGCGGCGCGGCGTAGCAGGGAAACCGCGCCGGAGACGGTGGTCACGCTGATGTTCGAGGGGTCGATACCGTCGCCGATTTTCCCACTGAGGTTGGTGCGCCCGGGCGGGGAGCTGCGGTCCAGACCGAACGCGGACTGCACGTTGCCGGTGGCCGACCGCAGTTCGACACCGGCCGAGGTGTCGGCGGGAACGCGCAGGGCCACCTCGCCGGACACCGACGCGAGCCGCACCCGGGAGGAGGCGGCGAGGTCGACATCGGCCAGGAACTGCCCCGAGGCGGTCTTCCCGGACATCTCCGCCAGCCTGCCGCCCGCCACCGCGGCCTGGCCGCTCACGCTGTTGAACCGCAGGATGCCGTGCAGGTCCCGGCCGGCGAAGCTGCCGGAGACGGTGTTGGCCTCCACCTCACCGTTGATGTTGTCCAGGGTGATGTCCCCGGATGCGGTGCGTAGGTGGGTCTTGGCGGTCAACCCCGCGGCGACGACCGGCGCCGACAGTGTGGTGACCTCCACGGGGCAGTCGGGCGGTACCCGCACGTTGACCGTGGCGGAGCGGCGCTGCACCCCCTTGTACCCGGACAGCTGCGCCGGGCGCAGCCGCTCCAGGAAACCGCTCCCGGTGAGGTCCTCGTAGGTGATGGTGAGGATGCCGGCCTCGTGGGTGGCGAGGATCGGCTCCCCGGTGATGTCGGAGACCTCGAAGGTCACCGGGTCATCCGTGGGCAGGATGTTGACATGACCGCCGATGATCCGGACGCGCAGCGCGACGATGCCGTCGAGCGTCCGGGTCGCCGGCTGGTCGATGGTCCAACGCGCCATCGCAGTCCCTTCGACACGACCTGCTGACAACAAACACGATATGTCGCGAGCCGCCGGTTTTCAAGATATGTCGTGAGGTTCGTTGGGGTGGCCGGGCGGGGGCGCACACGAAAGGGTGGTGGCGGCCCGCGGCCGCCACCACCCGGAAACGCTCCGGTGGGGAGGGCGCGCCCTCCCCACCGGGTCACTCCTCCTCGTCCTCGTCGTCCAGCCGGGCCAGCCACGTGGCCAACCGGTCGACGGCGGTCTCGAACTCCGGATTGAGGTCGGTGAACACGCGCAGCTGGTCGGCGAGCCAGGACAGCGACACCTGCTCCTCGCCGCGGCGGTTCTCCAGTTCCTCCAGACCGCGGTCCGTGTAGTACATGACCTACTCCGCCGGGGGGAAGACGGTGTTGATGAGCGCCTGCTGCTCGGTCTCGTGCCGCTTGCCCGACCCGGCGGCCGGAGCGGAGCCCGCCGGCCGGGAGACCCGGGTGAACGGCTGGTCCAGCTGCTCGGAGAAGACCAGGGCCACGAACGGCCACGGCCCCTGGTTCGCCGGCTCGTCCTGCACCCACAGCACCTCGCCGGCGTTGGGGTACGCCGCCAGTTGCTGGCGGATCTCCTCGACCGGCAGCGGGTAGAGCCGCTCCACCCGGATGATGGCGGTCTGGGTGTCACCGGTGTTCCGGCGCGCGGTCTCCAGGTCGTAGTACACCTTGCCCGAGCACAGCACCACCCGGCGGACGTCCTTCGGCTCCAGCCCCGCCTCGTCCGGGATGAGCGGCTGGAACGCCCCGGAGGTGAACTCCGACACTGCCGACGTGGCCGTCTTCAGCCGCAGCAGCATCTTCGGCGTGAACACCACCAGCGGGCGGCGGTACGGCGACTTCGCCTGCCACCGCAGCAGGTGGAAGTAGTTCGCCGGCGTCGTCGGTTGGGCGACCGTCATGTTCTCCTGGGCGCACAGCTGGAGGAACCGCTCGATGCGCGCCGAGGAGTGGTCCGGGCCCTGGCCCTCGTAGCCGTGCGGCAGCAGCATGGTGACGTTGGAACGCTGCCCCCACTTCTGCTCACTGGCGCTGATGTACTCGTCGATGACGTTCTGCGCCCCGTTGACGAAGTCGCCGTACTGGGCCTCCCACGCCACCAGGGCGTCCGGGCGCTCCGTGGAGTAGCCGTACTCGAAGCCCAACGCCGCGAACTCGCTCAGCAGCGAGTCGTGCGTGTAGAACTTGGACGTTCCCTGGTCGAACTGTTTCAGCGGGATGTGCACCTCGCCGGTGTTCCGGTCGACGAGGGCCGCGTGGCGCTGTCCGAAGGTGCCGCGGCGGCTGTCCTGGCCGACCAGCCGCACGGGGTGCTCCTCCATGAGCAGCGAACCGAACGCGAGTGTCTCCCCCAGCGGGAAGTCGATCTTGTCGTCCTCGACCATCTGGGGCCGCCGCTGCATCTGGGGCTGCAGCCGCGGGTGGAGAGTGAAGCCCTCGGGCAGGTTGACCTGCGTGTCCACGATCCGCTTCACGGCCTCGCTGGAGATCGCGGTCTCCACCGTGCTGTGGTCGATGCGTTCCTCGTCGAACACCTCCGGCTTGATCACCGCGCCGGGTTCGGCGGGCTTCTTCCCGGCCTCCCGGGTCTCGGTGAAGGCGCGCTCCAGCTGCGTCTGGTAGTCCCGCAGCGCGTTCTCCGCCTCCTCCACGGTGATGTCGCCGCGGCCGATCAGCGCCTCGGTGTAGAGCTTGCGCGTGGAGCGCTTCGCGTCGATCACGTTGTACATCAGCGGCTGCGTGAACTGCGGGTTGTCCGCCTCGTTGTGGCCGCGCCGCCGGTAGCACACCATGTCGACGACGACGTCCTTGTTGAACGCCTGCCGGTAGGCGAAGGCGAGCTGGGCCACCCGCACCACGGCCTCCGGGTCGTCACCGTTCACGTGGAAGATCGGAGCCTGCACCATCCGCGCCACGTCGGTGGCGTAGACGCTCGACCGGCTGTCCGCCGGCGAGGTGGTGAACCCGACCTGGTTGTTCACGATGACGTGCACCGTGCCGCCGGTGCGGTACCCGCGCAGCTGGGACAGGTTCAGGGTCTCGGCGACCACACCCTGGCCGGCGAACGCGGCGTCCCCGTGGATCAGCAGCGGCAGCACGGTGAAACCGTGCGGCCCCTTGTCCAGGATGTCCTGCTTGGCGCGCACGATGCCCTCGGCCACCGGGTTGACCGTCTCCAGGTGGCTGGGGTTGGCGGCCAGGGAGATCGCGATCCTCTCCCCGTTGGCGGTCTCGAAGGTGCCCTCGGTGCCGAGGTGGTACTTGACGTCGCCGGAACCGTGCACGCTGCGCGGGTCCAGGTTGCCCTCGAACTCGCCGAAGATCTGGCCGTAGGACTTGCCGCAGATGTTGGCGAGGACGTTCAGCCGCCCGCGGTGGGCCATCGCCAGCACGACCTCGTCCAGGTTGGACTCGGCGGCCTTGGTGATGACGCCGTCCAGCAGCGGGATCAGGGACTCTCCGCCCTCCAGGGAGAACCGCTTCTGCCCCACGTACTTCGTCTGCAGGAACGTCTCGAAGGCCTCGGCGCT is part of the Haloactinospora alba genome and encodes:
- a CDS encoding DUF4097 family beta strand repeat-containing protein, coding for MARWTIDQPATRTLDGIVALRVRIIGGHVNILPTDDPVTFEVSDITGEPILATHEAGILTITYEDLTGSGFLERLRPAQLSGYKGVQRRSATVNVRVPPDCPVEVTTLSAPVVAAGLTAKTHLRTASGDITLDNINGEVEANTVSGSFAGRDLHGILRFNSVSGQAAVAGGRLAEMSGKTASGQFLADVDLAASSRVRLASVSGEVALRVPADTSAGVELRSATGNVQSAFGLDRSSPPGRTNLSGKIGDGIDPSNISVTTVSGAVSLLRRAADAPAAIPTGRE
- a CDS encoding DUF6104 family protein, with the protein product MYYTDRGLEELENRRGEEQVSLSWLADQLRVFTDLNPEFETAVDRLATWLARLDDEDEEE
- a CDS encoding multifunctional oxoglutarate decarboxylase/oxoglutarate dehydrogenase thiamine pyrophosphate-binding subunit/dihydrolipoyllysine-residue succinyltransferase subunit; amino-acid sequence: MSSEASHPLTDFGPNEWLVEELYQKYLNDPNSVDKAWWNFFADYKSGTTTQPNGATGKSPASSAPASTATSQGESKPSQQSESQKQPASGSDGSTSSAEEETEEALKVHEERLRGAPARTASNMEASLSLPTATSVRAVPVKLLFDNRIVINNHLKRGRGGKVSFTHLIGYAMVKALQSMPEMNYSYVEVDGKPGIAKPEHVNFGLAIDLEKPDGSRQLVVPSIKTADQMDFKQFWSGYEELVRKARNNKLGVPDFQGTTISLTNPGGIGTVHSVPRLMPGQGTIVGVGAMEYPAEFQGASDETLNRLAVSKVMTLTSTYDHRIIQGAQSGEFLRRIHNLLLGEEGFYDEIFRSLRIPYEPVRWEQDISVNHDYELDKASRVQELIHAYRVRGHLMAETDPLEYKQRRHPDLDVLEHGLTLWDLEREFPTGGFGGKQVMKLRDVLGVLRDTYCRTVGIEYMHIQSPEEREWIQAHVEREHESPRREEQLHILRRLNSAEAFETFLQTKYVGQKRFSLEGGESLIPLLDGVITKAAESNLDEVVLAMAHRGRLNVLANICGKSYGQIFGEFEGNLDPRSVHGSGDVKYHLGTEGTFETANGERIAISLAANPSHLETVNPVAEGIVRAKQDILDKGPHGFTVLPLLIHGDAAFAGQGVVAETLNLSQLRGYRTGGTVHVIVNNQVGFTTSPADSRSSVYATDVARMVQAPIFHVNGDDPEAVVRVAQLAFAYRQAFNKDVVVDMVCYRRRGHNEADNPQFTQPLMYNVIDAKRSTRKLYTEALIGRGDITVEEAENALRDYQTQLERAFTETREAGKKPAEPGAVIKPEVFDEERIDHSTVETAISSEAVKRIVDTQVNLPEGFTLHPRLQPQMQRRPQMVEDDKIDFPLGETLAFGSLLMEEHPVRLVGQDSRRGTFGQRHAALVDRNTGEVHIPLKQFDQGTSKFYTHDSLLSEFAALGFEYGYSTERPDALVAWEAQYGDFVNGAQNVIDEYISASEQKWGQRSNVTMLLPHGYEGQGPDHSSARIERFLQLCAQENMTVAQPTTPANYFHLLRWQAKSPYRRPLVVFTPKMLLRLKTATSAVSEFTSGAFQPLIPDEAGLEPKDVRRVVLCSGKVYYDLETARRNTGDTQTAIIRVERLYPLPVEEIRQQLAAYPNAGEVLWVQDEPANQGPWPFVALVFSEQLDQPFTRVSRPAGSAPAAGSGKRHETEQQALINTVFPPAE